In Streptomyces venezuelae, the sequence CCGCTACCTGCCCGCGGCCGGCGAGGCGGGTGTGGGCGGCGACTGGTTCGACGTGATCCCGCTGTCGGGCGCCCGGGTGGCTCTGGTCGTGGGAGACGTCGTCGGCCACGGCATCCGGGCCACCGCCACCATGGGGCGGCTGCGCACCGCCGTACGCACCCTGGCCGACGTCGACCTGGGACCCGACGAGCTGCTCACCCACCTCGACGACCTCGTCATCCACCTGTCCGCCGACGAGGGCGACCAGGAGTCGGGCGGGGAGACGGCCGGGGGCATCGGCACCACGTGCCTGTACGTGGTCTACGACCCGGTCATCCGCCGCTGCACGGTCGCCCGGGCCGGCCACCCGCCGCCCGCCGTGGTCTCCCCGGAGGGCTCGGTGTACCTGCTGGACGTTCCGGCCGGTCCCCCGCTGGGCCTGGGCGGGCTGCCCTTCGAGACGCTTGAGGTCGAACTCCCCGAGGGCAGCATCCTCGCCCTGTACACCGACGGTCTGCTGCAGGCCCGTGACCATGACATCGACGAGGCGCTGGACAGCATGTTCGCGGCCCTGGTCCGGCCCGCGGACACGCTGGACGCGGTGTGCGACCGCGTACTGACGGCCATGCTGACCCACCGCCCGGACGACGACGTGGCCCTGCTCGTCGCCCGGACCCGGGGCCTGCACGCCGACCAGGTCGTCGTCTGGGACCTGGCCTCCGACCCCTCGGTGGTCGCCACGGCCCGGCGCCAGACCACCGACCAGCTGACGGCCTGGGGGCTGGAGGAGGCCGCCTTCGTCACCGAGCTCCTGGTCAGTGAGCTGGTCACCAATGCGATCAGGTACGGCCAGCCGCCCATCCAGCTGCGGCTGATCCACGAGAAGAACAGCACCCTGATCTGCGAGGTCTCCGACGCGAGCAGCACGGCTCCGCACATGCGGCGGGCCCGTACCTTCGACGAGGGCGGGCGGGGTCTGCTGCTGGTCGCGCAGCTCGCCCAGCGCTGGGGCACCCGGCACGCGGCCATCGGCAAGACCATCTGGGCGGAGCAGTCCCTCACCGAGTACTGAGGACGCGTACGAGGTCGGGCGATATGCACGGAAATGTTCCCTGTGACGCGCCTGTGACAGTCGACGGACAGCTCCATGAAGTCCCGCCGACAAGCTCTTTATCAGGGACAAACACCGACATTCAGGTATACGTCCCCTGCTTCCGAGGACGTGAGCAGTGATGACCAGGCCGATCCGTCGGAGGAAATCATGAGCCTCACCCTCGCCGCCCCGCAGACCGAAGCCACCGCCCCCACCCTCGCCCCGCGCGAGCAGGAGGCACTGCGTCACATCGCCGCAGGCTGCACCTACCTGCAGACGGCCCGCCAGATGGGGCTCTCCAAGCACACGGTCGACGCCTACCTGCGCCGCATCCGCGCCAAGCTGAACATCAGCACCACGGCCGAGATGACCCGCCTGGCCATCTCCATGGGGCTGTGACGGCCACGGAAACCGCGCGGGGACGACACCGCGCAGGGATGACGTCGGCGGGGAAGCGGGAACGCCCGTGACGGGCGGGGCGGTCTACGGGCCGCCGGGCAGGCCGTAGAACACCGGCCGGGCCCAGACCGGGGGCTCCCGCGGGGGCACGGAGTCCCCAGGGACACCGGGGGGACGGGAATCCTCCCGCGGAGGCGGACCGGCGTGAGCGCCGGTGCCGCCTCCCGTGGCGATGCGCAGGGCGGCCACGAATTCGAGGCAGGACCCGTAGCGGTCCTCGGGGACCTTCGACAGGGCCTTGGTCAGTACGTCGGCGGCGGCGGGAGCGATTCCCGGCCGCCTTTCCGTCAGTGGGGGCGGGGGGTCGTACTGGTGCGCCCAGAGCAGCGCCGCGTCCTCCTCGCGCTGGAAGGGCGGGCCGCCGGCGAGGGTTTCGTAGACCACGCACGCCAGACTGTAGAGATCGCACCGGCCGTCCACCGGCCTGCCGGAGATCTGTTCCGGCGCCATGTAGTCGAGCGTCCCCACGAACTCCCCGTCCGTGGTGAACCCGGTCAGCGCCAGCGCCTTCTTCGTCAGCCCGAAGTCCGTCAGGTAGATGTGCTCGGGGTGCTCGCTGTCCGTGCCCGCGGCGACCAGGATGTTGCCGGGCTTGACGTCCCGGTGCACGAGATCGTGGTCATGGGCCGCGTCGAGCGCCGACGCCACCTGGGCCGCGATGCGCAGGGCGGTCGCCACGGGCAGGGGGCCCTCGCGGTCCAGCAGCGCGCGCAGGTCCAGGCCGGAGACGTAGCGCATGGCGATGTAGAGGACGCCGTCGGTCTCACCGGCTTCGAAGATGGGCACGATGTGCGGGTGGTCGATCGACGCGGCCACCCGCGATTCGTGCGTGAACCGGCGCCGGAAGGTCTCGTCGCGGGCGCGCTCGGGGGCGATCAGTTTGAGCGCGACCGTACGGTCCAGGCGCAGGTCCTTCGCGCAGTAGACGACGGCCATGCCGCCGCGGCCGATCATGCGCTCCACCCGGTAGCCCGCGATCTGCTTGCCGATGAGGCCCGAGGCACGGCCCGCGTACACGCTGAGGTTGGATGCCTCGCTCATCGGGCGCCCTCCTCACCCGGCCGTGTGACGCCGTCGGAGGCGGCGGGCCGCTCTTCCATACCTGGAAGTCTATCGAGCGGCCCTTCCGCGTGCCGCCCCGCCGGGCGGGTACGGGGCGGTACGGACACCCCTGCGGGCATGCCCGGGCACGCGCGCACCCGCACCGGCACCGGCACCGGCACCGGCACACGGACGCGGACGGTGGCCGGTCCCCTCCAGGGGGACCGGCCACCGTCCGCGTCCGCTGCTTCGGGCCGGTCAGTCGTCGCTGCCGCCCGCGCCGCCGTTGCCGCCGAGGCCACCCGTGACCCCGCAGCCGAAGCCGAAGCAGAAGCCGCCGTCTCCGCCGGTTCCGCCCTTGCCGCCGTCTCCGCCGGGCAGGGCGATCCCGCCGGTGCCGCCGGTGCCGCCGTTGGCGCTGCCGTGGCAGGTCCCGGCGCAGATCCCGCCCTTGCCGCCCGTACCGCCGGTGCCGCCCGGTACGCCCGTGGTGCCGGTGCCGCCGTTGGCGCTCCCGTTGCACAGCCCGGCGCAGACACCGCCCTTGCCGCCCTTGGTGCCGTTCACCGATCCCTCGCAGCTGCCCGCACAGACCCGGTCACCGACGCGGACACTGCCCTTGTCCACCTTGACCTTGTCGAGCACCGCCCTGCCGTCGAACCGGCCTCCTCCGGGACGGGCGTCGCCGCTGCCGAACGCGGAGACCGTCTGGGCTGAGGGCGCCGGGGCGGCCGTGGCGACCGGTGCCATCGCACCCGCGCCGATCAGAGCCGCCGAAATGACGAGGCCGAGCCGGAACTTCGTGGATCGCGTGCGCATGAGGATCTCCCTTGCCTGGAAATTGCTTTCCTTGACGCGGTGGCGGTCTCCCGCTCTTCCGCTTTCCTGTCGAATGGGCCCGACCTTCGTCCGGCCGTGCGTTTCCCCGGGGTTTCTCCGGCGCCCCGGCCCGCTGCGGGCCGGGGCGCCGGATCCTCATGAGCGGACGTCGTCCGCCATCAGGGCGAACCAGTCGCCGTCGACGTAGTACTTCTTCCAGGTGTCGATCTGCTCGTCCGAGATCTTGTACTTCTCGGCGATCTTCTTCGTGGTCTCGTCCGAGTCGTCGGCCGCCATCACGATGAGCACGATGCGCACCTTGTCGACCACCGTCAGATCCGCCTTCGGCTTGTCGGGCAGGTCCTTGAACGTGAAGCAGCCGACCCCGCCGGGCTGGCCGGGCTCACCCGGCTGACCGGGCTCGCCGCCACGGCCTCCCTTGCCGCCCTCTCCGCCCTTGCCGCCGGCACCGAATCCGACGCAGTGTTCGGGCTGGTCGGCCGGGGCCGAGGCGCTGATGTTCGCGGGGGTGTGGGACTGCGACGCCTGCGCGGCGCACGCCGTACCGGTGACGAGGGCCAGAGAGGCCGTGACCAGGATGATCGGACGCTGCCAGGACTTCGTGAACATGAGGGGTTTCTCCGTTTCGGCACATTTACCGACGAGGTGTGTGTGTGGGGGGGGCGGAGGCCCGAAGGCCTCCGCCCCGTTGAGCGGGGTACTGCGGGGAGCGGTCAGAAGAGGCTGCCGCCACCGGCGCCGCCGTTGCCGCCCTCGCCGCCGAACAGGCCGCCGAAGCCGCCGTCCCCGGCCTTGCCGCCGTTGCCTCCGTTGAAGAAGCTGAAGCCGCCGTTGCCGCCGTTGCCGCCCTTGCCTCCCTTGATGAAGCCGTCGCCGCCCCCGCCGCCGCC encodes:
- a CDS encoding serine/threonine-protein kinase; the encoded protein is MSEASNLSVYAGRASGLIGKQIAGYRVERMIGRGGMAVVYCAKDLRLDRTVALKLIAPERARDETFRRRFTHESRVAASIDHPHIVPIFEAGETDGVLYIAMRYVSGLDLRALLDREGPLPVATALRIAAQVASALDAAHDHDLVHRDVKPGNILVAAGTDSEHPEHIYLTDFGLTKKALALTGFTTDGEFVGTLDYMAPEQISGRPVDGRCDLYSLACVVYETLAGGPPFQREEDAALLWAHQYDPPPPLTERRPGIAPAAADVLTKALSKVPEDRYGSCLEFVAALRIATGGGTGAHAGPPPREDSRPPGVPGDSVPPREPPVWARPVFYGLPGGP
- a CDS encoding response regulator transcription factor; this encodes MSLTLAAPQTEATAPTLAPREQEALRHIAAGCTYLQTARQMGLSKHTVDAYLRRIRAKLNISTTAEMTRLAISMGL